One window from the genome of Streptomyces sp. NBC_00708 encodes:
- a CDS encoding discoidin domain-containing protein, with translation MTSPPRRPLLRRSVSASLSLALAAFGTAAAVVLSSAPAAQAAGVPAPSPLAVPGRGATVPFKEQEAEYAATNGTLIGPNRLYGTLPSEASGRQAVTLDAVGEYVEFTLTAPANAMSFRYSLPDNAAGTGRDASIDVRVNGASPKAVPVTSKYGWYYGGYPFNNNPGDTNPHHFYDEARTMFGSTLPIGTKVRLQVTSTADSPSFTIDLADFEQVGAPIAKPSGALDVVSDFGADPTGAADSTAKIQAAVDAGRAQGKEVYIPQGTFQVRDHIIVDKVTLRGAGPWYSVLTGRDPSNRSKAVGVYGKYAGDGGSSNVTLKDFAIIGDIRERVDNDQVNAIGGALSNSTVDNVWMQHTKCGAWMDGPMDNFTIKNSRILDQTADGVNFHYGVTNSTVTNTFVRNTGDDGLAMWAENVPNVKNKFTFNTVILPILANNIVTYGGKDITLSDNVMSDTITNGGGLHIANRYPGVNSGQGTAVSGTTTAARNTLIRTGNSDYNWNFGVGAIWFSGLNEPINGNINITDSEVLDSSYAAIHLIEGASNGLHFKNIKIDGAGTYALQIQAPGTATFDNVTATHIAQSNPIHNCVGSGFQITRGSGNSGWYADPPACTGVWPDPVWTNGGVPGGGTDPTDPPTDPTDPPTDPTDPPEETGNLAQGRNVTESGHADVYRASNAVDGNANTYWESANNAFPQTITVDLGAAKSVKRLVLKLPPSSAWATRTQTLSVSGSTDNNTYTSLKGSAGYTFNPSSGNQATVTLPGTSARYLRLTFTANTGWPAAQLSELEAYTS, from the coding sequence GTGACTTCGCCACCCCGACGCCCCCTGCTCAGGCGGTCCGTATCCGCCTCGCTCTCGCTGGCACTCGCCGCGTTCGGCACCGCCGCCGCCGTGGTCCTGTCCAGTGCACCGGCCGCCCAGGCGGCCGGTGTCCCCGCCCCCTCGCCGCTCGCGGTCCCCGGCCGCGGCGCGACCGTCCCGTTCAAGGAACAGGAGGCCGAGTACGCGGCCACCAACGGCACCCTGATCGGCCCGAACCGCCTCTACGGCACGCTGCCCTCCGAGGCCTCGGGCCGGCAGGCCGTGACGCTGGACGCGGTCGGTGAGTACGTGGAGTTCACGCTCACCGCCCCCGCCAACGCGATGTCCTTCCGGTACTCGCTGCCGGACAACGCCGCCGGGACGGGCCGGGACGCCTCGATCGATGTACGGGTGAACGGGGCCTCGCCCAAGGCTGTGCCGGTGACCTCCAAGTACGGCTGGTACTACGGCGGTTACCCGTTCAACAACAACCCGGGCGACACCAACCCGCACCACTTCTACGACGAGGCCCGGACCATGTTCGGGTCGACCCTGCCGATCGGCACGAAGGTCCGCCTCCAGGTCACTTCCACCGCCGACTCACCGTCGTTCACCATCGACCTGGCGGACTTCGAGCAGGTGGGCGCGCCCATCGCCAAGCCCTCCGGCGCGCTGGACGTCGTCAGCGACTTCGGGGCCGACCCGACCGGCGCCGCCGACTCGACCGCCAAGATCCAGGCGGCCGTCGACGCGGGCAGGGCGCAGGGCAAGGAGGTGTACATCCCGCAGGGCACGTTCCAGGTCCGCGACCACATCATCGTGGACAAGGTGACCCTGCGCGGTGCCGGGCCCTGGTACTCCGTGCTGACCGGGCGCGACCCGTCCAACCGGAGCAAAGCCGTCGGCGTCTACGGCAAGTACGCCGGGGACGGCGGCAGCAGCAACGTGACGCTCAAGGACTTCGCCATCATCGGTGACATCCGGGAGCGCGTGGACAACGACCAGGTCAACGCCATCGGCGGGGCCCTGTCCAACTCGACCGTCGACAACGTCTGGATGCAGCACACCAAGTGCGGCGCCTGGATGGACGGCCCGATGGACAACTTCACCATCAAGAACAGCCGCATCCTGGACCAGACCGCCGACGGCGTGAACTTCCACTACGGCGTCACCAACTCGACGGTCACCAACACCTTCGTCCGCAACACCGGTGACGACGGGCTGGCGATGTGGGCGGAGAACGTCCCCAACGTGAAGAACAAGTTCACGTTCAACACGGTGATCCTGCCGATCCTCGCCAACAACATCGTCACCTACGGCGGCAAGGACATCACCCTGTCCGACAACGTCATGTCGGACACCATCACCAACGGCGGCGGTCTGCACATCGCCAACCGCTACCCCGGCGTCAACTCCGGCCAGGGAACGGCCGTCTCGGGCACCACCACGGCCGCCCGCAACACCCTGATCCGGACCGGGAACAGCGACTACAACTGGAACTTCGGGGTCGGCGCGATCTGGTTCAGCGGGCTCAACGAACCGATCAACGGCAACATCAACATCACCGACTCCGAAGTCCTGGACAGCTCCTACGCGGCGATCCACCTCATCGAGGGGGCGTCCAACGGGCTGCACTTCAAGAACATCAAGATCGACGGCGCCGGCACCTACGCGCTGCAGATCCAGGCGCCTGGCACGGCCACCTTCGACAACGTCACGGCCACGCACATCGCGCAGTCCAACCCGATCCACAACTGCGTCGGCAGCGGCTTCCAGATCACCCGGGGCTCCGGCAACTCCGGCTGGTACGCCGACCCGCCGGCCTGCACCGGCGTCTGGCCGGACCCGGTGTGGACCAACGGCGGCGTGCCGGGCGGCGGCACCGACCCGACCGACCCGCCGACCGACCCCACGGACCCGCCCACCGACCCGACCGACCCGCCGGAGGAGACGGGCAACCTCGCCCAGGGCCGTAACGTCACCGAGTCCGGTCACGCCGACGTGTACCGCGCGTCCAACGCGGTCGACGGCAACGCGAACACCTACTGGGAGAGCGCCAACAACGCCTTCCCGCAGACCATCACCGTGGACCTCGGCGCCGCGAAGTCCGTCAAGCGGCTGGTCCTGAAGCTGCCCCCGTCCTCCGCCTGGGCGACCCGCACCCAGACCCTGAGCGTGTCGGGCAGCACCGACAACAACACGTACACCTCCCTCAAGGGCTCGGCGGGTTACACCTTCAATCCGTCGAGCGGCAACCAGGCGACCGTCACCCTGCCCGGCACATCGGCCCGCTATCTGCGGCTGACGTTCACCGCCAACACCGGCTGGCCGGCCGCCCAGCTCTCTGAACTGGAGGCCTACACCAGCTGA
- a CDS encoding glycoside hydrolase family 26 protein: protein MRHRTPRRPLLRAVGAGAVALAALLSLAGLGAPSPAAAATAATLSGRGVPADGKVMMVMGQDSDTLTDYRTDVLGRQELGAPAPGGVTLYTNLVLGGSPAPLAGMNGPVNWGAGTVDFARTMNEYPGAAVAVGLYLSDATSGCNNQPLRAIIGRNDDDVTAGSPNLITQYRAKVDEMINRFKSYDRDILLRIGYEYDGPWNCYSAGFYKDAFRYIKGRIDALGASRVATVWQSAAWPVNTSSDHPEWGYVVTDPQHFDTWYPGDAYVDWVGLSAFYNSRSVQTQWGCGSHDTDPVGLQNRVLEFARSHGKPAMVAEAAPQGARTGAGSTSCIFTNNPAPASGQAIWDGWHAGYFDWVNTNKDVIRAAAYINTDWDSQTQWQCSPGAQAGGPGCANGNWGDSRVQANATVLSNFVAEIKKPLWSTGSSGSTGPSPTPTPDPTDPADPGDGGGSGTEPTYTQSVVTSPATTIRFTPKNFEATFVTVRYRIDGGAPQNYFLTYDKDAGRWELPVTVPHGATLSYSFNYQPTTRTSQLTTPVMSWTAP, encoded by the coding sequence ATGAGACACCGGACACCCCGCCGACCACTCCTGCGGGCCGTGGGCGCGGGGGCCGTGGCCCTCGCCGCCCTGCTCTCCCTCGCCGGGCTCGGCGCCCCCTCCCCCGCGGCGGCGGCCACCGCGGCCACGCTGTCGGGCCGCGGTGTGCCGGCCGACGGCAAGGTGATGATGGTGATGGGCCAGGACAGCGACACCCTGACCGACTACCGCACCGACGTCCTCGGCCGCCAGGAGCTGGGCGCACCGGCCCCGGGCGGGGTCACCCTGTACACCAACCTGGTCCTCGGCGGCTCCCCCGCACCGCTGGCCGGCATGAACGGGCCGGTCAACTGGGGTGCGGGCACCGTGGACTTCGCCCGGACGATGAACGAGTACCCTGGCGCGGCCGTGGCCGTCGGGCTCTATCTCTCCGACGCCACCTCCGGCTGCAACAACCAGCCGCTGCGCGCCATCATCGGCCGCAACGACGACGACGTCACCGCGGGCAGCCCGAATCTGATCACCCAGTACCGTGCCAAGGTCGACGAGATGATCAACCGGTTCAAGAGCTACGACCGGGACATCCTCCTGCGCATCGGCTACGAATACGACGGGCCGTGGAACTGCTACAGCGCCGGCTTCTACAAGGACGCCTTCCGCTACATCAAGGGCCGCATCGACGCGCTCGGCGCCTCCCGGGTCGCGACCGTCTGGCAGAGCGCCGCATGGCCGGTGAACACCAGCAGCGACCACCCGGAGTGGGGGTACGTCGTCACCGACCCCCAGCACTTCGACACCTGGTACCCGGGTGACGCCTACGTCGACTGGGTCGGGCTGTCGGCCTTCTACAACTCCCGCTCCGTGCAGACCCAGTGGGGCTGCGGCTCGCACGACACCGATCCGGTGGGCCTGCAGAACCGGGTGCTGGAATTCGCCCGGTCGCACGGCAAGCCCGCGATGGTCGCCGAGGCTGCGCCCCAGGGCGCCCGGACCGGGGCCGGCAGCACCAGCTGCATCTTCACCAACAACCCGGCACCCGCGAGCGGACAGGCCATCTGGGACGGCTGGCACGCCGGCTACTTCGACTGGGTGAACACCAACAAGGACGTCATCCGCGCGGCGGCCTACATCAATACCGACTGGGACTCCCAGACGCAGTGGCAGTGCTCCCCCGGCGCCCAGGCGGGCGGTCCGGGCTGCGCGAACGGCAACTGGGGCGACTCGCGCGTCCAGGCGAACGCCACGGTGCTGAGCAACTTCGTCGCCGAGATCAAGAAGCCCCTGTGGTCGACCGGTTCCTCCGGTTCGACGGGCCCCTCACCGACGCCCACCCCCGATCCCACGGACCCCGCGGACCCGGGTGACGGCGGCGGGAGCGGTACGGAGCCCACGTACACCCAGTCCGTCGTGACCAGCCCGGCCACCACCATCCGGTTCACCCCGAAGAACTTCGAGGCCACCTTCGTCACCGTGCGGTACCGGATCGACGGCGGGGCGCCGCAGAACTACTTCCTCACCTACGACAAGGACGCCGGGCGCTGGGAACTCCCGGTGACCGTCCCGCACGGTGCCACGCTCTCGTACTCCTTCAACTACCAGCCCACGACACGGACCAGCCAGCTCACGACCCCGGTCATGAGCTGGACCGCTCCCTGA
- a CDS encoding extracellular solute-binding protein: MGRTRARRTAAALAAAVSLVALSACGTDSEADGKTTLTVATFSDFGYKPLIKEYEKAHPDIVIKERISQFDQHHNQLSTQIASGSGAADVVAIEEGYLPKFRAVKDKFTNLADYGADKRKSEYLDWKWDQGTLGGTDFVMGYGTDVGSLAICYRKDLFAQAGLPTDREEVGKLWPTWDAYFATGETFRAKVKNKAWFDSSGNIFTAMMNQTQYGFFDAEDKYIGETNPKVHEFFDATAKATANHQSANLQPFSQQWNAGIKQGRMATMTCPAWMTGQIKTAAGEANAGKWDIAAVPGGGGNWGGSFLTVPKQSKHVKEAAALADFLTSAASQKKIFTGPVGALPSLVTVLDDPQIKGTKQPYFSDAPTGEIFVSSAKSLKPNYRGTKDQQARIPFGNALQLVEQGKADPDQAWNKALEEAEKNLR, translated from the coding sequence ATGGGCCGTACGCGTGCCCGCAGAACCGCCGCCGCGCTCGCCGCCGCCGTCTCCCTCGTCGCCCTGTCCGCCTGCGGCACGGACAGCGAGGCCGACGGAAAGACCACCCTGACCGTCGCCACGTTCAGCGACTTCGGCTACAAGCCGCTGATCAAGGAGTACGAGAAGGCGCACCCCGACATCGTCATCAAGGAGCGCATCTCCCAGTTCGACCAGCACCACAACCAGCTGTCCACCCAGATCGCCTCGGGCAGCGGCGCGGCCGACGTCGTCGCCATCGAGGAGGGCTACCTCCCCAAGTTCCGCGCGGTGAAGGACAAGTTCACCAACCTCGCCGACTACGGCGCCGACAAGCGCAAGAGCGAGTACCTGGACTGGAAGTGGGACCAGGGCACCCTCGGCGGCACCGACTTCGTGATGGGCTACGGCACCGACGTCGGAAGCCTGGCCATCTGCTACCGCAAGGACCTGTTCGCGCAGGCCGGACTCCCCACCGACCGCGAGGAGGTCGGCAAGCTCTGGCCCACCTGGGACGCGTACTTCGCCACCGGCGAGACCTTCCGCGCGAAGGTCAAGAACAAGGCCTGGTTCGACAGTTCGGGCAACATCTTCACCGCGATGATGAACCAGACCCAATACGGGTTCTTCGACGCCGAGGACAAGTACATCGGCGAGACCAACCCCAAGGTGCACGAGTTCTTCGACGCCACCGCCAAGGCCACGGCCAACCACCAGTCGGCCAACCTCCAGCCCTTCAGCCAGCAGTGGAACGCCGGCATCAAGCAGGGCCGGATGGCCACCATGACCTGCCCGGCGTGGATGACCGGCCAGATCAAGACCGCGGCCGGTGAGGCGAACGCCGGCAAGTGGGACATCGCGGCCGTCCCCGGCGGCGGTGGCAACTGGGGCGGCTCCTTCCTCACCGTCCCCAAGCAGAGCAAGCACGTGAAGGAAGCCGCCGCGCTCGCCGACTTCCTGACCTCGGCCGCCTCCCAGAAGAAGATCTTCACCGGCCCGGTCGGCGCGCTGCCCTCCCTCGTCACCGTCCTCGACGACCCGCAGATCAAGGGCACCAAGCAGCCCTACTTCAGCGACGCGCCCACCGGCGAGATCTTCGTGTCCTCGGCCAAGAGCCTCAAGCCGAACTACCGCGGCACCAAGGACCAGCAGGCCCGCATCCCCTTCGGCAACGCCCTCCAGCTCGTCGAGCAGGGCAAGGCCGACCCGGACCAGGCATGGAACAAGGCGCTCGAAGAGGCGGAGAAGAACCTCCGCTGA
- a CDS encoding sugar ABC transporter permease: MALQARIPPGPGRSGRRAGRLRPERHLLPYLFIAPFFVVFGIFGLYPLLQTLWVSLHDWDRLAGPGDWTGLDNFTRLLGDSDFYTATYNTLSIFVLSTAPQLVAAIALAWLLDRRLRASSVWRALVLVPQYVSVVAVALVFSQLFGRDFGIVNWTLEGLGIISSPVDWTADTWSSHLAISFMVMWRWTGYNALIYLAAMQAVPRELYESAQIDGAGRLRTFLKVTLPAIRPTVVFTVVISTIGGLQLFAEPFLFDQQGNAEGGAEHQFQTLTLMLYKYGFINNDAGYASAISWVLFLVIAVVAALNFLLVRRSDRG; this comes from the coding sequence ATGGCGCTCCAGGCACGCATCCCCCCGGGCCCCGGAAGGAGCGGACGCCGAGCCGGCCGGCTGCGGCCGGAACGGCATCTGCTGCCCTACCTCTTCATCGCCCCCTTCTTCGTCGTCTTCGGCATCTTCGGGCTCTACCCGCTGCTCCAGACCCTCTGGGTCTCGCTCCACGACTGGGACCGCCTCGCCGGACCCGGCGACTGGACCGGGCTCGACAACTTCACCCGCCTCCTCGGCGACTCCGACTTCTACACCGCCACCTACAACACGCTGAGCATCTTCGTGCTCTCCACCGCACCTCAGCTGGTCGCCGCCATCGCGCTGGCCTGGCTGCTGGACCGCAGACTGCGCGCCAGCAGCGTGTGGCGGGCCCTCGTCCTCGTCCCGCAGTACGTCTCCGTCGTCGCCGTCGCCCTCGTGTTCTCGCAGCTCTTCGGCCGGGACTTCGGCATCGTCAACTGGACCCTGGAGGGCCTGGGCATCATCAGCTCCCCGGTCGACTGGACCGCCGACACCTGGAGTTCGCACCTCGCGATCAGCTTCATGGTCATGTGGCGCTGGACCGGCTACAACGCCCTGATCTACCTCGCCGCGATGCAGGCCGTGCCCCGCGAGCTGTACGAGTCCGCGCAGATCGACGGCGCGGGGCGGCTGCGCACCTTCCTCAAGGTCACCCTCCCGGCGATCCGCCCCACCGTCGTGTTCACCGTGGTCATCTCCACCATCGGCGGCCTCCAGCTCTTCGCCGAACCCTTCCTCTTCGACCAGCAGGGCAACGCCGAGGGCGGCGCCGAGCACCAGTTCCAGACGCTCACGCTGATGCTCTACAAGTACGGCTTCATCAACAACGACGCCGGATACGCCTCCGCCATCTCCTGGGTGCTCTTCCTCGTCATCGCGGTCGTCGCCGCACTGAACTTCCTGCTCGTACGCCGTTCCGACCGCGGCTGA
- a CDS encoding carbohydrate ABC transporter permease, with amino-acid sequence MAVTTPTRVPAPRRAEGHGRRHRPPRTGPRRPDRPGALAYAVLAAITAASVFPLYWSFVVASHDDNSVLAGSTPPLVPGGHLFENIQRVFELSAFWQALGNSLIVASTTAVSNVLLSSLAGFAFAKLRFPGRGFLLVCVVVTVMVPTQLGIIPLYMLVTDMGLYGKLSALIVPALVSAIGVFWMRQAVEENIPDELIEAARMDGAGLLRTYWHVVVPGVRTTATVLGMFTFMFAWNDYFWPLIALPPENGTVQIALNQLAAGYYTDYTLMLAGVVVSVLPVLVVFTVLARRIVSGVMAGAVKG; translated from the coding sequence ATGGCCGTCACCACACCCACCCGGGTCCCCGCACCCCGCCGCGCCGAAGGGCACGGCCGCCGCCACAGACCGCCCCGCACCGGTCCCCGCCGCCCGGACCGGCCCGGCGCGCTCGCGTACGCCGTGCTCGCCGCCATCACCGCGGCCTCGGTCTTCCCGCTCTACTGGAGCTTCGTCGTCGCCTCGCACGACGACAACTCCGTCCTCGCCGGCTCGACCCCACCCCTGGTCCCCGGCGGGCACCTCTTCGAGAACATCCAGCGCGTCTTCGAGCTGTCCGCGTTCTGGCAGGCCCTCGGCAACTCGCTGATCGTCGCCTCGACCACCGCCGTCAGCAACGTGCTGCTGTCCTCCCTGGCCGGCTTCGCCTTCGCCAAACTGCGCTTCCCCGGCCGCGGCTTCCTCCTGGTCTGCGTCGTCGTCACCGTCATGGTCCCGACCCAGCTCGGCATCATCCCGCTCTACATGCTCGTCACCGACATGGGCCTGTACGGGAAGCTCTCCGCGCTCATCGTCCCGGCCCTGGTCTCCGCGATCGGCGTCTTCTGGATGCGGCAGGCCGTCGAGGAGAACATCCCCGACGAACTGATCGAGGCCGCCCGCATGGACGGCGCGGGCCTGCTGCGCACCTACTGGCACGTGGTGGTGCCCGGCGTACGCACCACCGCCACCGTGCTCGGGATGTTCACCTTCATGTTCGCCTGGAACGACTACTTCTGGCCGCTCATCGCGCTGCCCCCGGAGAACGGCACCGTGCAGATCGCCCTCAACCAGCTCGCGGCCGGCTACTACACCGACTACACGCTCATGCTCGCGGGCGTCGTGGTCTCCGTCCTCCCGGTGCTGGTCGTCTTCACCGTCCTGGCCCGCCGCATCGTCTCGGGAGTGATGGCCGGCGCCGTCAAGGGCTGA
- a CDS encoding glycoside hydrolase family 43 protein — MTAAPSVRAPGPTVDSAGAITNPVLPGFHPDPSILRVGDDYYIATSTFEWLPGVTLHHSRDLVHWRSLGGVLDQERLVELTGRPDSGGVWAPCLSYTDGQFHLVYSDVTNLSGAFKDVRNQVITAPTPQGPWSDPVPFPSHGFDPSLFHDDGPGGDGRSWALWMEWDHRPGRHPFGGILLQEWDRAARRVTGPVHRIFTGTGLAHTEGPHLYHRDGRYYLVTAEGGTGWNHAVTVARARRPEGPYETDPAGPLLTSAGDPDHPLQKAGHGSLVATPAGEWFLAHLVARPLTPLGACVMGRETAIQRIDWTPDGWPRLAAAPDAGSAAPRTTVPGPALAPVPVPATPARDDFDAPVLGPVWSTLRRHPGPEWLSLTERPGHLRLRGAQSLGSTHHQSLVARRQQDPGLTFTTTMSAEPGSPLQMAGLVHYYNSTLWHYLHLTWDEALGRVVRLGVCGHGVYSEPCDPLPVGEGPLELRLTVRGDRARFAVRQPGQDAWQPAGPELDTTPLSDESATQGDPDTGHFRTWGFTGAFIGLCAQDLTGAGAPADFGWAEYRADTLPGAAPQ, encoded by the coding sequence ATGACCGCCGCGCCGAGCGTCCGCGCACCCGGCCCCACCGTCGACAGTGCCGGGGCCATCACCAACCCCGTGCTCCCCGGATTCCACCCCGACCCCTCGATCCTGCGGGTCGGTGACGACTACTACATCGCCACCTCCACCTTCGAATGGCTCCCCGGCGTCACCCTCCACCACTCCCGCGACCTCGTGCACTGGCGCTCCCTGGGCGGTGTGCTGGACCAGGAACGGCTGGTCGAACTGACCGGGAGACCCGACTCCGGCGGGGTCTGGGCGCCCTGCCTCTCGTACACCGACGGGCAGTTCCACCTCGTCTACAGCGACGTCACCAACCTCTCCGGCGCCTTCAAGGACGTCCGCAACCAGGTGATCACCGCGCCCACCCCGCAGGGGCCCTGGTCCGACCCCGTGCCGTTCCCCTCGCACGGCTTCGACCCCTCGCTCTTCCACGACGACGGGCCCGGCGGCGACGGACGCAGCTGGGCCCTGTGGATGGAGTGGGACCACCGCCCCGGCCGCCATCCCTTCGGCGGGATCCTGCTCCAGGAATGGGACCGCGCTGCCCGCCGCGTCACCGGCCCGGTCCACCGCATCTTCACCGGCACCGGACTCGCCCACACCGAGGGCCCCCACCTCTACCACCGCGACGGCCGGTACTACCTGGTCACCGCCGAGGGCGGCACCGGCTGGAACCACGCCGTCACCGTCGCCCGCGCCCGCCGCCCGGAAGGACCGTACGAGACCGACCCGGCGGGCCCCCTGCTCACCTCCGCCGGCGACCCGGACCACCCCCTGCAGAAGGCCGGCCACGGCAGCCTCGTCGCCACCCCCGCCGGGGAGTGGTTCCTCGCCCACCTCGTCGCCCGCCCGCTCACCCCGCTCGGCGCCTGCGTCATGGGCCGGGAGACCGCGATCCAGCGCATCGACTGGACGCCCGACGGCTGGCCCCGGCTGGCCGCCGCCCCGGACGCGGGCTCGGCCGCCCCCCGTACGACCGTCCCCGGACCCGCCCTCGCGCCGGTCCCCGTCCCCGCGACGCCCGCCCGCGACGACTTCGACGCGCCGGTACTCGGCCCCGTCTGGTCCACCCTGCGCCGGCACCCCGGCCCGGAGTGGCTGAGCCTCACCGAGCGCCCCGGCCATCTCAGGCTGCGCGGCGCCCAGTCGCTCGGCTCCACCCACCACCAGTCCCTCGTCGCCCGCCGCCAGCAGGACCCCGGCCTCACCTTCACCACCACGATGAGCGCAGAGCCCGGCTCACCGCTCCAGATGGCCGGACTGGTCCACTACTACAACTCGACGCTCTGGCACTACCTCCACCTCACCTGGGACGAGGCGCTCGGCCGCGTCGTGCGCCTCGGCGTCTGCGGACACGGGGTGTACAGCGAGCCGTGCGACCCCCTGCCCGTGGGCGAAGGACCCCTGGAGCTGCGGCTGACCGTACGGGGCGACCGCGCCCGGTTCGCCGTACGGCAGCCGGGGCAGGACGCCTGGCAGCCGGCCGGGCCCGAGCTGGACACCACCCCGCTCTCCGACGAGAGCGCCACCCAGGGCGACCCGGACACCGGCCACTTCCGCACCTGGGGCTTCACCGGCGCGTTCATCGGCCTGTGCGCCCAGGACCTCACGGGGGCCGGGGCGCCGGCGGACTTCGGCTGGGCCGAGTACCGGGCCGATACGCTTCCGGGAGCGGCACCCCAGTGA
- a CDS encoding LacI family DNA-binding transcriptional regulator translates to MTTETTGTPGRVTLNRIASVAGVSVSTVSKVLNDRSDVSAETKERVESVMDDLGYERRPARRRGSVVDLVLNELDSLWSVEIIRGVDEVLAEAGASMVLSAVHGRSADTREWLDQLAARRSSGAILVVSDLTSQQRRRLSAMDIPFVLVDPVGSVDALVPTVGATNWAGAVSATEHLIELGHTRIAHLAGPRQLLCSRARADGFRAAMERAELPVPEGWVSHGEFNDRSGRQEMARLLDGAAERGEEPPTAVFAASDLQALGAFEVLRARGLEIPADMSVVGFDDLPVARWTHPALTTVRQPLLEMASMAATTLLRIIDGEQVDTLRLELSTRLEVRGSTAAPRSA, encoded by the coding sequence ATGACGACGGAGACCACCGGCACCCCCGGCAGGGTCACCCTGAACAGGATCGCCTCGGTGGCCGGTGTCTCCGTCTCCACGGTGTCCAAGGTGCTCAACGACCGCTCTGACGTCTCCGCCGAGACCAAGGAGCGCGTCGAGTCCGTGATGGACGACCTGGGCTACGAACGGCGCCCCGCCCGCCGCCGCGGCAGCGTCGTCGACCTGGTCCTCAACGAGCTCGACAGCCTCTGGTCCGTCGAGATCATCCGGGGTGTCGACGAGGTCCTGGCCGAGGCGGGCGCCAGCATGGTGCTCTCCGCGGTCCACGGACGCAGCGCCGACACCCGGGAGTGGCTGGACCAGCTGGCCGCGCGCCGCAGCAGCGGGGCGATCCTGGTCGTCTCCGACCTCACCTCGCAGCAGCGCAGACGGCTCAGCGCGATGGACATCCCCTTCGTGCTGGTCGACCCGGTCGGCAGCGTCGACGCCCTGGTCCCCACGGTCGGCGCCACCAACTGGGCCGGCGCCGTCAGCGCCACCGAGCACCTGATCGAGCTGGGCCACACCCGGATCGCGCACCTCGCCGGACCCCGGCAGCTGCTGTGCAGCCGGGCCCGCGCCGACGGCTTCCGGGCGGCCATGGAACGCGCCGAGCTGCCCGTACCGGAGGGCTGGGTCTCGCACGGCGAGTTCAACGACCGCTCGGGCCGGCAGGAGATGGCACGGCTCCTCGACGGGGCCGCCGAGCGCGGCGAGGAGCCGCCCACCGCGGTCTTCGCCGCCAGCGACCTCCAGGCACTCGGCGCCTTCGAGGTGCTGCGGGCCCGGGGCCTGGAGATCCCGGCGGACATGAGCGTGGTCGGCTTCGACGACCTGCCCGTGGCGCGCTGGACCCACCCCGCCCTGACGACCGTGCGCCAGCCCCTGCTGGAGATGGCCTCCATGGCGGCCACCACACTGCTGCGGATCATCGACGGCGAGCAGGTCGACACCCTGCGCCTGGAACTCTCGACCCGCCTGGAGGTACGCGGCTCCACCGCCGCCCCCCGGAGCGCCTGA